The following coding sequences are from one Myxococcales bacterium window:
- the iscU gene encoding Fe-S cluster assembly scaffold IscU: protein MAYSEKVLDHYENPRNVGSLDKNDPHVGTGLVGAPACGDVMKLQIRVSDGGVIEDAKFKTFGCGSAIASSSLATEWIKGMTIDQAMELKNTQIVEELNLPPVKIHCSVLAEDAIKSAIADYRSKQGAFAGAETSAPAHAAE from the coding sequence ATGGCATACAGCGAAAAAGTTCTCGACCACTACGAAAACCCACGCAACGTGGGCAGCTTGGACAAAAACGATCCGCACGTGGGCACGGGGCTCGTTGGGGCACCGGCCTGTGGCGACGTGATGAAGTTGCAGATCCGCGTCAGCGATGGTGGCGTGATCGAAGACGCGAAGTTCAAGACCTTCGGTTGCGGCTCTGCCATCGCTTCGTCGTCGCTGGCGACGGAGTGGATCAAGGGCATGACCATCGACCAGGCGATGGAGCTCAAGAACACGCAGATCGTGGAAGAGCTCAACCTGCCGCCGGTGAAGATCCACTGCTCGGTTCTTGCCGAGGACGCGATCAAGAGCGCCATTGCCGACTACAGGTCGAAGCAAGGGGCCTTCGCGGGTGCCGAGACCAGCGCCCCCGCGCACGCCGCCGAGTAA